Below is a genomic region from Anabas testudineus chromosome 13, fAnaTes1.2, whole genome shotgun sequence.
ATTTTGTCAAATATGTCTGTACAGAATGCTTCAACCATAGTAACAATATTTACCATAACTGGTTTTGACACAACCAAAAATCCTATGCTGGTTGGTGTGGTTATATTGATATTCTATATTGTAGCTGTTGTAGCCAATGTAGTAAACATTCTTATAATTCTTTACAACAAAAAATTGCACAAACCAATGTATCTTCTCATTTGTAACCTTGCTATTGTTGACTTACTGTACACCACTAGTGCCAGTCCGACAATGATTGGGGTTCTAGTTGCTGGTGTTAAAACTATATCTTATGTCCCATGTTTAATTCAAATGTTCACTTTCCATTTGGCAGGGGTTATGGAGATGTTTGCTCTATCAGTTATGGCATTTGATCGATTGATTGCTATTAGTTGTCCTTTTCAGTACCACAGTTATTTAACAAATGCACATACTGTCGTTCTTACATATGTCCTGTGGATTGTTGCTTGTGCTTTTGTGGCTGTCCTTCCTGCAACTGTGattcctcttcctcactgctATACAGTGCTGAAGTACACTGTCTGTAACTATTCTGCCATCATACGAACCACTTGTGTTGACCCTGAATACTATTTCAACTTGGCTGCAATTATAacattctttctttcatttttcactttcgGTTTTATTTGCCTGTCCTATGTTGGGATCATATATTTTGCTAAATTATCTtcaaataatgacaaaaagaaaattgccAGCACTTGTTTGAGCCACTTGATTGTGGTAATATGTTATTACTTTCCAGTATTTGTCATTGCTATCCTGACCAGGTTTGGTGTGGTGTTAACTCTTGAGGAACGTAATGGCTTAAATATTGGGACTATCCTGGGTCCATGTCTTGTAAATCCTTTTGTGTACTGTCTTAGaacaagagaaattaaaaatgagatTATTAAGATGTTCTCAATATGTCAAAAAAGTTAGAACATCTCATTACATTTTTGTCAAGTGTGAACTTACTTTTCTTGTATCATTTCATAGGTATTTtgctaaaatgttaaaatatattcaaCAATTCACATGATCCACCAGAATTTAATTGTTGTCTTTATTACACATCAGAGtaaagtattttacatttcaggtTGTTGGTTAGTTGATTTAATTCCAAAACATTACGcagattaattattaattaaatatgatatgtatatatgtgtatatgtgtatatgtgtgtatgtcatcTAAATATCCACATATTCCAAAGATTAATATTGTTTGTAACTAAAATTCAGCAGACTTTCAGTTTGTCCATTTCATAGATGTTCATTTTTgattaactaaataaaaaaataatacatttgccaaaaaagaaaaaaaactgttttgactTGTTATTATACAGTTAAAGTTCAAAATACTCAGAATATTATACATAATTAGCTGTTCATAAACTGTAATAGTAGCTTAAAGAATTGTGTAAATCTATTTTAATGCTCACTCTTCATTCTCTTTCGAAGGTCTTAGATTTCTGTAAACTTTAAATCACTTTAACTTTCAACCGTTTTCATTTCTGCAAAagtatttaaattcatttactGACATCTACTGTATTTAAGCTAAATTCCACCGACTAATTTTTTTAACTGTGTACAACCTTCAATCAACTCAAAAAAACATAACTAAGctaattatttaaaattgaaaacatcTCTTCAATAATACATTTCAAAGAAATAACTGAATATTTTGCAACATCTGGTTGAAAAAAGCTGCTTGATCCTCACTTATCCTCCTCCACTTATTTTGCAACAATTTTGATAACCAATTAAACATTTATAGGGCATAATGTTAAACATTCCTTATTCCAATACCTTAATTAAGAGATTTGGAAAACTAGAACTTAAATGAGATTAAGTCAACCAACAAGACAAATACATCAACtacataataattaaaactaatttaatctCTGATGCCTTCAGAGCTCAGGAGGATTTGGCTCATCTGCCTAAtgcaaaatacagacaaaaaggGCAATTTTGTTACATTTGTTATTTAACTGGTCCTCGTTGTTAATAGGTTGGACAAATTTCATGTGCATGGTGCATGTGTATTTAGAGGAATTTCTTCCATTTAGTGTCACTGTGAGATGCATCGTAGCTTGCTTTTTTGTGGCACGCTGAAGTAGGGTAATTTTTGCAGACTGCTTGTACAGTATTAAAACTACTTACCCTCCACCTGATTGTGAACATCTGTCCAATTCTCAAGATTTGCATATATAACAAGCAATCTTGAGTCTTTTGTGGACTGGTGGTACAGAGAGTACAGCATGGAGATAAAAAAACTCAAACTGGTGACATCCAAGAGCCACTTTAAGATAGTCATCGATTAGCAGTTCAATGTGGTAAGGAAGGcattgtacatgtatatgtgtgttagCTACTGCTAACCAGCTTCTCCCTGCTTGGAGAGTGACCAGGCTCTGTCCTTGGAGAAAGCCTGGGCACCTTCACAAAAGATGTGCAGCTGTACGCCATGGCTCCCCCCAGTTCCCCAAAGCACATTCCTGCAGGGATCTCAATGAGGCCCATCCAAAAAGCTGAATGGGCTTAGGTTGTCCTTGGGCGACCTCACAGGCCTAGAGTTCCTGCCTTACAACCACATGGGTTGGCACGGCTGTTGACTATGATTAcgaagaagagggagaggaagaagtcTGCTGAGTTAATCCTCAACCATCCAGTTGACAACTACGCCAGCTGGCTGACCACTGCTACGGATGTGATGAGCCACGTCACACAACCCATGTTTGCCCAGCACCACTAACAAAGGTTAGAGCATAGGGAAATGGCGGTGGAGTGAGCCAGTGAGGGCACTTTCACTCAAGTATCTGAATTGCATAACTGACAATCTGCCCTGCTCACCCCTGCTAGACACAGGCTTTACCATCCCCACGATGTGACCTGACATCCTCCCTGGTACCATCGGTCCACTTTCAGAAGTTTGTTCACCAGCACCCATTTAAAGATGGTGAATAGACAAAAGGCAGGCAAGACGGTGAGGAATCCTCTACAGGTCAGAGTAGGGGACCTGGTCCTGGTGCATGGTATTGTCACAGCAtatagcattttgaaaaaactCGAACATAAAGTGTATTGGCCAGACTGAAACCTGGGCATTTTATTGTCAGtcagcataaaaaaacatgtgcaaGCCAAGCTTTGGGCCTCTGACTACACTTTTGCAAAGCACCAAGCTTTACAATAGTATATGTGTAACATCTAACCACAAAATGCATAATATAACTCCTTTAAACTACCATTTAACTGCTTCATGACAGCTGAAATGTGGTAACGAGAGATGAGCAGCATGTGTCACATGACCAGTAGCTCTGATTGGATAAactaataattatatttactatatattagAGTATATTAGTGTAGTTCttccatgcttttattttgaacttCTTTCTATGTTTCACTCTGTTGTCCTCTGTTTCCTCTAGTTACTGCCCCTTTGTCTTCATGTGTATCTCCTTTGCTCTACTAAAGCTATGTATAACGTCTTACATGCTCAGCCCTCTGTATATGAACCCCTGCATATCTCCACTTCATTGCCAGACGTCAGTGTTGGAGTCCAGGTCAAACCTATCTCTTGCTACTGCTGGTAAACCTTTTATGGTGACTGCTTACCTTGTCTGGCTGCCTTGTAACCTGTGCCGTCTATTTTTTAACACATATAATAATTTTCTACCTGAAGGGTTGAAAAGTTAAGTCGTGTGGAcgatttacatactgtatggtATATGTTCACCTGAGGACCCATCGGATCTGCCTTTGGCAATTTGTTGTTGATATTCAAAGatataatattaaatttacTGAGCTAAGCAGTGACAGGCTCAAATTAGCCAACAGGTGCATTAATGTTCTTGTTACTGTTCTTGTGAGTCTTATAACTTAACCCTAAACCCTATTGCTGTTTTACTGAGAAATATTTGATTGAGCATCATTAGAGATGTTATTATAAAATCCATAAGCTGGAAAATATGGTTAGAATGTATAATACACTCTCTACATTAATCTTTTAGCTTGAGAagagtttgatttgtttgattttttacAATTATTTAGTTAAATATGTCTTTACAAAATGCTTCACTCAAAATAACAGAATTTATTATAAACGGTTTTGACACAACCCAAAACCCTGTGCTAGTTGGTGTGATTATATTAATTATCTATATTGTAGCTATTATAGCCAATGtgttaaacatatttataattGTTTATGACAAGAAATTACACAAACCAATGTATCTGTTGATTGGTAACCTTGCCGTTGTTGATTTATTGTACACTTCTAGTGCCAGTCCAACTATGATTGGAATTCTTGTTGCTGGTGTTAAAACTATATCCTATGTGCCTtgtttaattcaaatgtttgcttttcatttagcaGGGGTGATGGAGGCATTTGCTCTATCAATTATGGCATTTGATCGACTGATTGCTATTAGTTGTCCTTTTCAGTACCACAgttatttaacaaacacacGTACTCTTGTTCTTACATATGTTCTGTGGATTGTTGCCTGTGgttttgtggctgtttttccTGCAACTGTGATTCCTCTCCCTCACTGCTATTCAGTGCTGAGGTACAATTTCTGTAACTATGCTGCTGTAATACGAACCACTTGTGCCGATCCTAACTACTTTTTCAATATGGTTGCAATTATAAcattttttgtgtcatttttcacTTTCGGTTTTATTTGCCTGTCCTATTTTGGGATCATATATTTTGCtaaattatctttaaataatgagaaaaagaaaattgccAGCACTTGTCTGAGCCATTTGATTGTGGTAATATGTTATTACTTTCCAGTATCTGTCATTGCTGTCCTGACCAGGTTAGGCGTGGTATTAACTGTTGAGGCACGTAATGGCTTAAATACTGGGGCCATCCTCGGGCCGTCTCTTATAAATCCTTTTGTGTACTGTCTTAGAACaaaagaaattagaaatgaGATTATTGAGATGTTCAGATTTTCCATTAGATTCTTCTGACCTGTAAATTTAGTTTCATAGAAATATTGTATTCTGTATGATGCTAAAATGAACTGAGAGGAATCTAGAATTCTTCGAGGAAATGTTGATCAGCAATTTACAATGTAAATCTACATCCTAACCAGAATGGCCCTTTTGACTGCCAATTGTGTCAACAAACGTTTTTGCTATGCtgtaatataacaaataaaattaaaaataacaaataaaatgtgtgcttCAGTTGACTTTATGTGGACAGACTAAAGAAGATACATTTCAGAAATATCTCAATATATTAGTGCtggaattaattaattagtcatACAACAAATGATTATTCAAAAACTATTTTGAtatttgtaaacatttttacataattttttGAAACATGCTGGTGGTTCTAGCCCCCCGAATATgagaatttgatgaattttgaatcTGGTTGAAATTTCTTTCAGCATACATGTTAGTAAAGAAATTTGGGTTTTGGTTTTAGATTGTTGGATGTTTGGTTTATTGTCaaaaacatgcatacatataCATAGTGATATATTTAACAAAAGATTTAtacaaaaatgcacacaaaaaaacatctgtgcaTACCGTGACCCGAACCAAAAATAATCTTGAGACACATCACATGCACATGCCACAGTTCTCTTTACCCCTATTACTATCTACCAACATTATTAAGTATTGCTGATCAGAGGATTGCTGGTCATAGGCACAAGTAGTGTAACAATTGCAAGCAGAAAAGTCATAAGAGGTCCTTTTAATTCTTTTCAGGGATGTTACTGTATTCCAATATCATCACAGTAGCAGTGACTGATTATTTTGCTTGAGGTGCAGTAAGGAAGAGGGTACACGCTAACAACTAACACTGAAGGGGCTGCCATGGCTACAGccaattaaataacaatataatagtGGATAGTTTATCTTTTTAAGAATAAGTAAATATCTGAGAGGATGAGAGATAGCCAAATACATGTCTATAGACATTTGGAagagaatatatataaatttagtGTACAAAGATAGTAACAGATGGTCCTCAAtacactttgtactgttggtaTGGCTTGTTGATAAAACACTAACACTATCTTTTTTCTAAAATAACTTTTAGAATGGTCAATATAACTTTGATAGAACTCATTCTACCCATGTTTTGTTACGATTCCCCCCTTCGGCCCCTGTCgggttgttctgttttgtttttgttttgtgtctcaccctcctgccacacacccatatatggacttcctccactttccactgaactccccggactaattactgactcagttcacctgtgcactccctctgctttataagcacccctcagtcctcagttgattgctggtttgttgactttcacACATTGACATCACTTCTGtcattcatgctccacaattctggtcagtttgttcgtttgttcgtttgtccatcaggaacctctgttttgttagtttgaattgtttggcctgccttttgcagtgtattttttgttgttactttgtcctgttagttttgtatgttttgttctcgttttcctgccctctgcagtgattttggtttgttactttgtacatctgctttgtccgttggtttggtccacattagtgtgtagtttcagttgttactttgtatattgggttatggttttgtttgtatgttgttccAGCGTTTTtgggtgttttatttgatactttgttagtgtttgttagttccctgtgtcccctgccctttttgtcaataaatgtatctttttgttcatacccgtttggtcccgttagtcagttcgtaacagaacaaaccagccataTCAGCGACCATGGAATCACCCCGTTCCGCCACTGGTCgcttccctcttcctccttgtcCCAGGTTTGAGAGGTATGGGGACCTGGCGGACATACTCGAGGAGGAGTTTTTGGATCTACTCTGTAGTGCGGAGTATTTAGTGGGGTGGCTAGACTCAAGTGAGACCTTAGCGGGGGTTGAGGCCATTTCCACTGTTGCCATCAAGACCTTTATTAAGAAAGGCTACTTGATGAGCTACATTGAGTTTCAGGACCTCAAGGAAGCAGTGATGGCCGCTCTAAGGTCCTGTAAAAGAAAGTTTTCTGTAACTTCTTCACCCAGTGAGCCCcccttgctctcctcctccagtactccccggtccccagcgtttgttagtcctgcagctagtgctgcttttgttggttgtgcagccgaagctgctttagttagttctgcagccgaagctgctttagttagttctgcagccgaagctgctttagttagttctgcagccgaagctgcttttgttagtcctgcagctactgctgcttttgttggtcctgcagctaccgctgcttttgttagtcccgcagcccctgctgcttttgttagtcccgcagcccctgctgcttttgttagtcccgcagcccctgctgcttttgttagtcccgcagcccctgctgcttttgttagtcccgcagcccctgctgcttttgttagtcccgcagcccctgctgcttttgttagtcccgcagcccctgctgcttttgttggtcccgcagcccctgctgcttttgttggtcccgcagcccctgctgctcttgttggtcccgcagcccccgatgctgctttagttggttctgcagctactgctgctcttagtcccgcagctcccgctgctcttgttagtccagcagccgatgccgtttttgttagtccagcagccgatgccgtttttgttagtccagcagccgatgccgtttttgttagtccagcagccgatgccgtttttgttagtccagcagccgatgccgtttttgttagtccagcagccgatgccgtttttgttagtccagcagccgatgccgtttttgttagtccagcagccgatgccgcttttgttagtcccgcagctcccgctgcttttgttggtcccgcagctcccgctgcttttgttggtcctgcagcccaggctgctttggtctcggctcctgttcctgtcacggatccggctcctgttcctgtcacggatccggctcctgttcctgtcacggatccggctcctgttcctgtcacggatccggctcctgttcctgtcacggatccggctcctgttcctgtcacggatccggctcctgttcctgtcacggatccggctcctgttcctgtcacggatccggctcctgttcctgtcacggatccggctcctgttcctgtcacggatccggctcctgttcctgtcacggatccggctcctgttcctgtcacggatccggctgCTGTTCCTGGgccttcagctgtcgccgcagttgcagccacctttattgctgcagtcaccgctgctctggtgtcagctgctgctccggtccctgcagccgccgggttcccaggcgggtcgacgcacaggtcgccgtcgtcgccgtctcttcagtctccggacgggtcgacgcagaggtcgccgtcgtcgccgtctcttcagtctccggacgggtcgacgcagaggtcgccgtcgtcgccgtctcttcagtctccggacgggtcgacgcagaggtcgccgtcgtcgccgtctcttcagtcttcggacgggtcgacgcagaggccgtcgccgccgtcccttaactttgaactttgtttgtcaccccaggagatgtggtgggatgacaatgaggacaccaccaccctgctcctgtctccttggggggcccctgagaactgtgctcctgtcctggcccctcagctctTGCTGTTCCCCGGCTCactgctcgccatccggcagtccgcctgCAGGTCTCCTGCCCCATGGGTCGTAtcctggcccccggcctgggggtcctcggcctgctctccgactggctttccggtccccggttctccagccggctcaagggtctcgggttctcccttctggttcgtcgcctcccggccgtccgcccgaggctctgtcttctggttcgtcgcctcccggccgtccgcccgaggctctgtcttctggttcgtcgcctcccggccgtccgcccgaggctccgtcttctggttcgtcgcctcccggccgtccgcccgaggctccgtcttctggttcgtcgcctcccggccgtccgcccgaggctccgtcttctggttcgtcgcctcctggccgtccgccggaggcactcctggtccgtttgccgcctcctggccgtccgccggaggcactcctggtccgtttgccgcctcctggccgtccgccggaggcactcctggtccgtttgccgcctcctggccgtccgccggaggcactcctggtccgtttgccgcctcctggccgtccgccggaggcactcctggtccgtttgccgcctcctggccgtccgccggaggcactcctggtccgtttgccgcctcctggccgtccgccggaggcactcctggtccgtttgccgcctcctggccgtccgccggaggcactcctggtccgtttgccgcctcctggccgtccgccggaggcactcctggtctgctgcgcccggtccctcctccgggcctccctccgcccgcccggtctggtgtttcgggccctcctccgggcctccctccccccgcccgtcctggtttgtttggggctgtctgggatccgccccttgccgggggggttctgttacgaTTCCCCCCTTCGGCCCCTGTCgggttgttctgttttgtttttgttttgtgtctcaccctcctgccacacacccatatatggacttcctccactttccactgaactccccggactaattactgactcagttcacctgtgcactccctctgctttataagcacccctcagtcctcagttgattgctggtttgttgactttcacACATTGACATCACTTCTGtcattcatgctccacaattctggtcagtttgttcgtttgttcgtttgtccatcaggaacctctgttttgttagtttgaattgtttggcctgccttttgcagtgtattttttgttgttactttgtcctgttagttttgtatgttttgttctcgttttcctgccctctgcagtgattttggtttgttactttgtacatctgctttgtccgttggtttggtccacattagtgtgtagtttcagttgttactttgtatattgggttatggttttgtttgtatgttgttccAGCGTTTTtgggtgttttatttgatactttgttagtgtttgttagttccctgtgtcccctgccctttttgtcaataaatgtatctttttgttcataCCCGTTTGGTCCCGTTAGTCAGTTCGTAACATGTTTTGACACAAAAAGCATTGATATTGAGAATAGCGCTGTACGAACCAATAGTGACTGGAAAAGTTGCAGCCAAGGTTGGGTTGATGTACTTGGCCGTAAATTTGAAGAGTCTGAGAAATTCCAAATTCAAaactttattgttatttaagCCACAAGAGACACAAGaacttacagtatataaacaaaATTTTGAGGCACTTACTCACTAGGTACAGAAGAGACAGAACAGAAG
It encodes:
- the LOC113170982 gene encoding olfactory receptor 51E2-like, with protein sequence MSLQNASLKITEFIINGFDTTQNPVLVGVIILIIYIVAIIANVLNIFIIVYDKKLHKPMYLLIGNLAVVDLLYTSSASPTMIGILVAGVKTISYVPCLIQMFAFHLAGVMEAFALSIMAFDRLIAISCPFQYHSYLTNTRTLVLTYVLWIVACGFVAVFPATVIPLPHCYSVLRYNFCNYAAVIRTTCADPNYFFNMVAIITFFVSFFTFGFICLSYFGIIYFAKLSLNNEKKKIASTCLSHLIVVICYYFPVSVIAVLTRLGVVLTVEARNGLNTGAILGPSLINPFVYCLRTKEIRNEIIEMFRFSIRFF
- the LOC113170975 gene encoding olfactory receptor 4D1-like — protein: MSVQNASTIVTIFTITGFDTTKNPMLVGVVILIFYIVAVVANVVNILIILYNKKLHKPMYLLICNLAIVDLLYTTSASPTMIGVLVAGVKTISYVPCLIQMFTFHLAGVMEMFALSVMAFDRLIAISCPFQYHSYLTNAHTVVLTYVLWIVACAFVAVLPATVIPLPHCYTVLKYTVCNYSAIIRTTCVDPEYYFNLAAIITFFLSFFTFGFICLSYVGIIYFAKLSSNNDKKKIASTCLSHLIVVICYYFPVFVIAILTRFGVVLTLEERNGLNIGTILGPCLVNPFVYCLRTREIKNEIIKMFSICQKS